From a region of the Haloferax volcanii DS2 genome:
- a CDS encoding M24 family metallopeptidase: MDERLDSRADRLDAYLADRDLEAVWFARPNSFAWLLGGDNVVDRDSPLGVAAAGYDGDEFHVVTDNIEATRLLHEELPHEDVRVHRFQWYEGSLASGVESVSPTPAAADFDVPGFEDVDAAAVRQPLSDADIEAYRELGRDAASAVERVCRELAPGDTEHEVASGLKVTLSAMGIEAPVVLVGGGRRAQNYRHYTPKQEELGDYALVSVTAQRGGLYASCTRTVAFDAPEWLETRHEGAMQVETEALAATRKAAAEGGTAGDVFDAIRDAYDSVGESEEWLNHHQGGAAGFAGREWFATPDADDEVHAPMGYAYNPTIQGAKSEGTALVTDEGVEPLTMTGRWPTRTVTDADETVELERPEILHIEPE, encoded by the coding sequence ATGGACGAGCGACTCGACTCCCGAGCAGACCGACTCGACGCGTATCTCGCAGACCGCGACCTCGAAGCGGTCTGGTTCGCCCGACCGAACTCTTTCGCGTGGCTCCTCGGCGGCGACAACGTCGTCGACCGCGACTCGCCGTTGGGCGTCGCCGCCGCCGGCTACGACGGCGACGAGTTCCACGTCGTGACGGACAACATCGAAGCGACCCGCCTGCTCCACGAGGAACTGCCCCACGAGGACGTTCGCGTCCACCGCTTCCAGTGGTACGAGGGCTCGCTGGCGTCCGGCGTCGAGTCGGTCTCACCGACCCCCGCCGCCGCCGACTTCGACGTGCCCGGTTTCGAGGACGTGGACGCCGCGGCTGTCCGCCAGCCGCTTTCCGACGCCGACATCGAGGCCTACCGCGAACTCGGCCGCGACGCGGCGAGCGCGGTCGAGCGGGTCTGTCGCGAACTCGCGCCGGGCGACACCGAACACGAGGTCGCCTCCGGTCTGAAAGTCACGCTCAGCGCGATGGGCATCGAAGCGCCGGTCGTGCTCGTCGGGGGCGGACGACGCGCCCAGAACTACCGCCACTACACGCCCAAACAGGAGGAACTCGGTGACTACGCGCTCGTCTCGGTGACGGCTCAGCGCGGCGGCCTCTACGCGAGTTGCACGCGGACCGTCGCGTTCGACGCGCCCGAGTGGCTCGAAACCCGCCACGAGGGGGCGATGCAGGTCGAGACGGAGGCGCTGGCGGCGACCCGAAAGGCCGCCGCGGAGGGCGGTACTGCGGGCGACGTGTTCGACGCCATTCGCGACGCCTACGACTCGGTTGGCGAGTCCGAAGAGTGGCTGAACCACCATCAAGGCGGCGCGGCCGGGTTCGCCGGCCGCGAGTGGTTCGCCACGCCCGACGCCGACGACGAAGTCCACGCGCCGATGGGCTACGCCTACAACCCGACCATTCAGGGCGCAAAGAGCGAGGGAACCGCGCTCGTCACTGACGAGGGCGTCGAGCCGCTGACCATGACCGGCCGCTGGCCGACCCGGACCGTGACCGACGCCGACGAGACGGTCGAACTCGAACGGCCGGAAATTCTTCACATCGAACCGGAGTAA